The Shewanella sp. KX20019 genome window below encodes:
- a CDS encoding tyrosine-type recombinase/integrase, which yields MNDKQIKSFLKSKELGRKAVGDGLYIRVQTEGVAYWEVRYSINGKRRSMMLQGGVYPAMPLVEARAEAAKIKLLAKQGIDSLAERERQQEETIITVNDLFDDWYQTTASRLKHPEIPMRMYTKDIKPTIGPLRIADVNALDIRTIIHKVATSNRPTVSNKTLLCCKQLFNHACKLNLIVGNPATAFKPIDAGGVEKSRTRALKVSELVSLFKVLRDNHQIFTRDNYLAVALLLSLGVRKGELIAAQWRELDFNNQLWHMPKERSKTGVAITIPLPPPTIDWFQELHARAGGSEFVFPSRRASKRRGYISSDTLNHALAKLFGKKVDSNKQPYDNLLGQAGIEHFTIHDLRRTCRSLLAEIKVPPHIAERCLNHKLKGIEGVYNQHDYLEERREALRLLAGLLAPLVNDTHSSTLSTNPILII from the coding sequence ATGAACGATAAGCAGATAAAGTCTTTTTTAAAAAGCAAAGAGCTAGGACGTAAGGCTGTAGGTGATGGACTCTATATCCGAGTACAGACTGAAGGCGTCGCTTACTGGGAGGTTCGTTACAGCATTAACGGTAAGCGCCGCTCTATGATGTTACAAGGTGGTGTATACCCAGCGATGCCTTTAGTAGAGGCGAGAGCTGAAGCCGCAAAGATTAAGTTATTAGCTAAGCAAGGTATAGATTCACTTGCTGAACGAGAGCGTCAACAAGAAGAGACCATCATTACCGTCAATGACCTTTTCGACGATTGGTATCAAACAACCGCTTCACGTTTAAAGCACCCAGAAATTCCAATGCGTATGTACACCAAAGATATTAAACCAACCATCGGTCCACTGCGGATTGCAGATGTAAACGCACTAGATATTAGGACTATCATTCATAAGGTCGCTACCAGTAACCGCCCTACCGTTTCTAATAAGACCTTGCTGTGTTGTAAACAGCTATTTAATCATGCCTGTAAACTTAATCTTATCGTTGGTAACCCAGCCACAGCTTTTAAACCTATTGATGCTGGTGGTGTAGAAAAAAGTAGAACAAGAGCACTAAAAGTTTCAGAGCTCGTTAGTTTATTCAAAGTATTAAGAGACAACCACCAAATATTTACAAGAGACAACTACTTAGCAGTTGCTTTATTACTCTCATTAGGCGTTCGAAAAGGGGAGCTAATCGCGGCTCAGTGGCGTGAATTGGATTTTAACAATCAGCTTTGGCATATGCCAAAAGAACGAAGTAAAACTGGCGTAGCTATTACTATCCCCCTACCTCCTCCAACTATCGACTGGTTTCAAGAACTTCATGCTAGAGCTGGTGGTTCGGAGTTTGTTTTCCCATCACGACGTGCAAGTAAACGCCGTGGTTATATCTCTAGCGACACACTAAACCATGCCTTAGCAAAGCTCTTCGGAAAAAAGGTCGACAGCAATAAACAACCCTATGACAACTTACTAGGACAAGCAGGTATTGAACACTTCACCATCCATGACTTACGTAGAACCTGTCGTAGCTTGTTAGCTGAGATCAAAGTCCCCCCTCATATTGCTGAACGTTGCCTCAACCACAAATTAAAAGGTATTGAAGGTGTCTACAATCAGCATGACTATTTAGAAGAACGCAGAGAGGCTTTACGCCTATTAGCGGGTCTATTAGCTCCTCTTGTCAATGACACCCACAGCTCTACACTCTCTACCAATCCCATACTAATCATATAG
- a CDS encoding helix-turn-helix transcriptional regulator, whose amino-acid sequence MKSTAIAYEPLLTLSDIYHYLNVSITTLHRLVISGSLPPAWFTHKGTNYWKLSDIDKWLTS is encoded by the coding sequence ATGAAATCAACAGCTATAGCCTATGAGCCATTATTAACGCTATCAGATATTTATCACTATCTAAATGTAAGTATTACCACTCTGCATCGATTAGTTATAAGTGGGAGCTTGCCACCAGCATGGTTCACTCATAAAGGTACGAACTACTGGAAGTTATCTGACATAGATAAATGGCTTACATCTTAA
- a CDS encoding HGGxSTG domain-containing protein, whose amino-acid sequence MAKFNLESLPKCGAKTRSGQPCQRYGNKTNGRCKLHGGRSTGAKTKEGKLAVRVNALLNSFTWYFNNHFEMKIKKTDIENAISAYFRLIDLSNITSTELNDEVINIVKEYRVELEMSKYYIAKHDGADALLTVQSALDHYYKDTAAQHLKFHIYTPIYPAPNYHRYSGSKAEHDNEIQMLARTTSKKGAFYSGRDYPSPEQKAFKKQLKEIRKLL is encoded by the coding sequence ATGGCTAAATTCAACCTAGAGAGCCTGCCAAAATGCGGTGCTAAGACCAGAAGTGGACAGCCATGCCAACGCTACGGCAATAAGACAAATGGCCGCTGTAAGCTACATGGTGGGCGCTCTACTGGTGCAAAGACCAAAGAAGGAAAGCTTGCTGTGCGCGTTAACGCATTACTCAATAGCTTTACCTGGTACTTTAACAATCACTTCGAGATGAAAATCAAAAAGACAGATATTGAAAACGCCATCTCAGCTTACTTTCGCTTAATTGATCTCAGTAATATCACATCAACTGAACTCAATGACGAAGTGATAAACATTGTTAAAGAGTATCGAGTAGAGCTAGAGATGAGCAAATACTATATAGCTAAGCATGATGGTGCAGATGCACTACTTACCGTCCAATCAGCACTAGACCATTACTACAAAGATACAGCCGCCCAACACCTAAAATTTCATATTTACACACCCATCTACCCAGCCCCTAATTACCATAGATATTCAGGTTCAAAAGCCGAGCACGATAATGAGATTCAAATGCTCGCAAGGACTACAAGTAAGAAAGGCGCTTTTTACTCAGGACGGGATTATCCAAGTCCTGAACAAAAAGCATTCAAGAAACAACTCAAAGAAATCAGAAAGCTCTTGTAA
- a CDS encoding alpha/beta hydrolase family protein yields the protein MRIPSLITLVVLMSTTLSAFAEDTLPIAQQFSRGAEFSNLKISPAGDYIGAITKHEGKNKLLILDAETKQLHHAVFFPGNAQVGNYQWVNNNRLVLQKEYLKGWQEHPIYYGELFAVNADGSKATYLFGYNSGEQQTGSYIKKNTPIRATAHILDPLPNDDRHMLVNAVRWTNSNLVDYELKQDVYRVDVYRGKRKKLMRAPIGYSRFLTDYEGEVRFAVGEDKSNTTKVFYRKDGEWINSDKLTLGLTDFSPISFTEQKDSIYAAGREEGQTVGVYRIDLETGNKKKIIQDKVVDPSNFWINRKTKQLYAVEFENGYPNYAFVNPKEQHSKVLKQLIDALPGHQVHIVSQDRDSNVLIIKASNDRNPGDYYIFDAKKVKLEYLASQKDWLDPDLMAEVKPISFTSRDGILIHGYLTLPHAKEAKNLPLVVNPHGGPYNTRDWWEFNAQNQMIASEGMAVLQVNFRGSGGYGSAFEQAGYQKWGTDIQYDIIDATRYVIEQGYVDKNRICIAGSSFGGYSALQSAIIEPELFKCAIGIAGVYDLPLWKDDSDVADSDSGQSYQDQALGTNIAQLKAMSPAYNVSKLKASLMLVHGGDDKRVPIEQLESLEISLNKIDYPYKKLVMDDEGHNFYNDSHRAKYYSEMLTFLKTNLKL from the coding sequence ATGAGGATCCCATCTCTCATCACCCTCGTTGTGCTTATGAGCACAACACTGTCAGCTTTTGCTGAAGATACCCTGCCCATTGCGCAACAATTCAGTCGCGGCGCCGAGTTTAGTAATCTAAAAATATCTCCGGCCGGCGACTATATTGGTGCTATCACCAAACACGAAGGTAAAAATAAGCTACTAATATTGGATGCTGAAACCAAACAACTACACCATGCAGTATTTTTCCCAGGTAATGCTCAAGTGGGTAATTATCAATGGGTAAATAACAACCGCCTGGTATTGCAAAAAGAATATCTGAAAGGTTGGCAAGAACACCCCATCTATTATGGCGAATTATTCGCAGTCAACGCAGATGGTTCCAAAGCTACTTATCTATTTGGCTATAACAGCGGCGAGCAGCAAACGGGCTCGTATATTAAGAAAAATACGCCCATCCGAGCCACCGCCCATATTTTGGATCCTCTGCCCAATGATGACCGTCATATGCTCGTTAACGCCGTGCGATGGACCAACTCAAACTTGGTTGACTATGAGCTTAAGCAGGATGTTTACCGGGTTGATGTCTATCGAGGCAAGCGTAAAAAATTAATGCGCGCCCCCATAGGGTACTCTCGCTTCTTGACCGATTATGAAGGTGAAGTTCGCTTTGCTGTTGGTGAAGATAAGAGCAACACCACTAAAGTGTTTTACCGCAAAGATGGTGAATGGATCAATAGCGATAAGCTCACTCTGGGACTAACTGATTTTAGCCCTATCTCTTTTACTGAACAAAAAGATAGTATTTATGCGGCAGGGCGAGAAGAGGGTCAAACCGTAGGCGTATATAGAATTGATCTTGAGACGGGCAATAAAAAGAAAATAATTCAAGACAAGGTGGTCGATCCTAGTAATTTTTGGATCAATAGAAAAACCAAACAACTGTATGCGGTAGAGTTCGAAAATGGCTACCCAAACTACGCATTTGTTAACCCGAAAGAACAACACTCTAAAGTGTTAAAGCAACTGATTGACGCCTTACCGGGCCACCAAGTCCATATCGTAAGTCAAGATAGAGACTCCAACGTACTCATTATAAAGGCTTCTAATGACCGTAACCCTGGCGATTACTACATTTTTGATGCAAAAAAAGTAAAGTTGGAATACCTAGCATCGCAAAAAGACTGGCTTGACCCAGATCTTATGGCAGAGGTAAAACCCATCAGTTTTACCAGTCGTGATGGGATACTGATCCATGGTTATTTGACATTACCTCATGCTAAAGAAGCTAAAAACTTACCCTTGGTGGTAAATCCTCATGGGGGACCCTATAACACCAGAGATTGGTGGGAGTTTAACGCACAGAATCAAATGATCGCCAGTGAAGGCATGGCGGTATTGCAAGTCAACTTCCGTGGCTCAGGTGGTTACGGTAGTGCTTTTGAACAAGCTGGCTACCAAAAATGGGGCACCGACATTCAATATGACATTATTGATGCAACGCGCTACGTCATAGAGCAAGGCTACGTCGACAAAAATCGCATCTGTATTGCGGGAAGTAGTTTCGGCGGCTATAGCGCGTTGCAAAGCGCCATTATCGAGCCCGAGTTATTTAAATGCGCCATCGGCATTGCCGGTGTGTACGACTTACCGCTTTGGAAAGATGACAGCGATGTAGCAGATTCAGATTCAGGTCAAAGCTATCAAGATCAAGCCCTTGGTACTAACATCGCCCAGCTTAAAGCCATGTCTCCAGCGTACAATGTCAGCAAGCTAAAAGCATCGTTAATGCTAGTGCACGGTGGTGATGATAAACGCGTTCCCATCGAGCAACTTGAATCGTTAGAAATTAGCCTCAATAAAATAGATTATCCCTACAAAAAGTTAGTCATGGATGATGAAGGCCATAATTTTTATAACGACAGCCATAGAGCAAAATATTACAGCGAAATGCTGACCTTCCTGAAAACAAATCTTAAGTTGTAA
- the rph gene encoding ribonuclease PH yields the protein MRPSDRTPAQSRPVTITRQFTAHAEGSVLVEFGDTKVLCTASFEEGVPRFLKGQGQGWVTAEYGMLPRSTHSRMNREAARGKQSGRTQEIQRLIGRSLRAAVDMKLLGENTIVIDCDVIQADGGTRTAAITGACVALVDALNWARGKGILKTNPLKFLIAAVSVGIYKGEPICDLEYIEDSAAETDMNVVMTETGKMIEIQGTAEGEPFSHEELLSLLDLAKHGIREIVDIQKASLS from the coding sequence ATGCGCCCAAGCGACAGAACTCCAGCACAATCTCGTCCAGTGACTATCACACGTCAATTTACCGCTCATGCCGAAGGTTCGGTTTTAGTTGAGTTTGGTGATACTAAAGTGCTGTGTACCGCCAGTTTTGAAGAGGGTGTACCGCGTTTTCTTAAAGGCCAGGGCCAAGGTTGGGTTACCGCTGAATATGGTATGTTGCCACGTTCAACCCATAGCCGCATGAACCGTGAAGCAGCTCGTGGTAAGCAGTCTGGTCGTACTCAAGAGATCCAGCGTTTAATCGGTCGTTCATTACGTGCGGCTGTTGATATGAAGCTTTTGGGCGAAAACACTATCGTTATCGATTGTGATGTTATCCAAGCTGACGGCGGTACGCGTACTGCTGCTATTACTGGTGCTTGTGTTGCTTTGGTTGACGCGCTTAACTGGGCACGTGGTAAAGGTATTTTAAAAACTAACCCACTTAAGTTCCTTATTGCTGCTGTTAGTGTTGGTATCTATAAAGGCGAGCCTATCTGCGATTTAGAATATATCGAAGACAGTGCTGCTGAAACCGACATGAATGTTGTAATGACTGAAACCGGTAAGATGATTGAAATTCAAGGCACAGCTGAAGGCGAGCCGTTCAGTCATGAAGAGCTATTAAGCTTATTAGATTTGGCTAAGCACGGTATCCGAGAGATCGTTGATATTCAAAAAGCGTCTTTAAGCTAA
- the pyrE gene encoding orotate phosphoribosyltransferase: MKAYQREFIEFALERQVLRFGEFTLKSGRTSPYFFNAGLFNTGRDLSRLGRFYAAALVDSEIEHDLLFGPAYKGIPIATTTAVALCDHHDIDMPYCFNRKEKKQHGEGGSLVGSELKGRVMLVDDVITAGTAIRESMEIIAAHNAKLAGVLIALDRQEKGAGELSAIQEVERDFGCEIVSIVKLEDLINYLSEKPGMETELASVSAYREQYGI, from the coding sequence GTGAAAGCCTATCAACGTGAGTTTATTGAGTTTGCCCTTGAACGTCAGGTACTTAGATTTGGCGAGTTTACGTTAAAATCAGGCCGCACTAGCCCTTACTTTTTCAATGCAGGCTTGTTTAATACTGGTCGTGATTTATCGCGTCTTGGTCGCTTCTATGCGGCGGCATTGGTCGATTCTGAGATTGAACATGACTTGTTGTTTGGGCCTGCATACAAGGGTATTCCTATCGCTACTACCACGGCGGTTGCCTTGTGTGATCATCACGATATCGATATGCCTTACTGCTTTAACCGTAAAGAGAAAAAACAGCACGGTGAAGGCGGCAGCTTAGTCGGTAGCGAGCTAAAAGGCCGCGTGATGTTAGTTGATGATGTGATTACTGCAGGCACTGCTATTCGCGAATCAATGGAAATCATAGCAGCGCATAATGCGAAGCTTGCGGGCGTGTTGATTGCACTTGATCGCCAAGAAAAAGGTGCTGGTGAGTTATCTGCGATTCAAGAAGTTGAACGCGATTTCGGTTGTGAAATAGTGTCAATTGTTAAGCTTGAAGACTTGATTAACTACTTGTCAGAAAAACCGGGTATGGAAACAGAGCTTGCATCAGTGAGTGCTTACCGTGAACAATACGGGATCTAA
- a CDS encoding HTH-like domain-containing protein, whose protein sequence is MTEQAIFDSIKHALDEAPRNQYTAEMHLQMIKYADELKSITAKEFCEGVGLKSSFGTEFSKMRNLTARLKAAGLNTDNL, encoded by the coding sequence ATGACTGAACAAGCCATCTTCGACAGCATCAAGCATGCACTCGATGAAGCCCCTCGCAACCAATATACTGCTGAGATGCACCTACAAATGATCAAGTATGCAGATGAGCTCAAAAGCATCACAGCCAAGGAGTTCTGCGAAGGTGTCGGCCTTAAAAGCAGCTTTGGTACTGAATTCAGCAAAATGCGTAACTTAACGGCACGCCTTAAAGCTGCAGGCTTAAACACCGACAATTTATAA
- a CDS encoding YagK/YfjJ domain-containing protein, with the protein MMSIKTKQRNLYKPFAKSSKRFFCINQHNSSLAAYKDHAYHVFKPKQKSLNKKMVNTIISDYEIMLSHYSRVFVVRIELHPNTYSADNKVIRLFLERLITFLSGEYESKVIYHCAREQETSDLEHYHLELMLSAHKINHSNRILSLVKAMWEMHANGTVSFVDNPFCIVHRGNKTSLKHAIYRSSYLAKEHTKELNGNAKGFLSNKLPPAKTFDPTNDLMLVDPYITLEINRRKQAFEVTQTTESESRTKTSKSSKYAWFNTKPHSQRLKECIASKTTSLNHLTTPSSTIQNRQTYRYKNALVNELSEDVITIKSNSDHSSSTP; encoded by the coding sequence ATGATGTCGATTAAAACCAAACAACGTAATTTATACAAACCTTTCGCTAAGTCATCCAAGCGCTTTTTTTGTATCAATCAACACAACTCAAGTTTAGCCGCTTACAAGGACCATGCTTATCATGTCTTCAAGCCTAAACAAAAGTCCTTAAACAAAAAGATGGTCAACACCATTATCTCTGATTACGAAATTATGCTTAGTCATTACAGTCGAGTATTCGTTGTCAGAATTGAGCTGCACCCGAATACTTACTCGGCAGACAACAAAGTCATTAGGCTGTTCTTAGAGCGACTAATAACATTCCTATCTGGCGAATACGAAAGTAAGGTTATTTATCATTGTGCCAGAGAACAAGAAACTTCAGATCTAGAGCATTACCATCTCGAACTCATGCTTAGCGCTCATAAAATTAACCATTCCAACCGAATACTCTCATTAGTTAAAGCTATGTGGGAGATGCATGCTAATGGCACCGTGTCATTTGTCGACAATCCTTTCTGCATAGTGCATAGAGGCAATAAAACCTCGCTCAAACATGCTATTTACCGATCAAGCTATCTGGCTAAAGAACACACCAAAGAACTCAATGGTAATGCTAAAGGCTTCTTAAGTAATAAGCTCCCACCAGCAAAGACCTTTGATCCTACCAATGACTTAATGCTGGTGGACCCATACATCACATTAGAGATAAATAGACGAAAGCAGGCATTTGAGGTTACTCAAACAACAGAGTCAGAGTCTAGAACCAAGACTAGTAAGTCATCAAAATATGCTTGGTTTAATACCAAGCCTCACTCTCAGCGGCTAAAAGAGTGTATCGCCTCAAAAACCACCAGTTTAAACCATCTGACTACTCCCTCTTCCACAATACAGAACAGGCAAACTTATCGATACAAGAATGCATTGGTCAATGAACTGTCTGAGGACGTGATCACTATTAAATCTAATAGTGATCACTCTAGTAGCACTCCATGA
- the folE gene encoding GTP cyclohydrolase I FolE — translation MTSKEAILSESAQLVQAALLERGLETPMLPCEFTPEERKDKIEHHMREVLTLMSLDLRDDSLADTPRRIAKMYVDEIFSGLDYANFPKITVIENKMGFDEMVKVNDISLTSTCEHHLVTIDGLARVAYLPRKNIIGLSKINRIVRFFAQRPQVQERLTQQVLVALQTLLETKDVAVKMDAVHYCVKSRGVMDSTSSTTTTALGGIFKSNPATRAEFLSN, via the coding sequence ATGACATCAAAAGAAGCTATCCTCAGTGAATCAGCACAATTAGTACAAGCTGCACTACTTGAGCGCGGGCTTGAAACCCCGATGCTGCCATGCGAATTTACTCCTGAAGAGCGTAAAGACAAAATTGAGCATCATATGCGCGAAGTCTTAACGTTAATGTCGTTAGATCTGCGAGATGACAGTTTGGCCGATACTCCGCGTCGCATAGCCAAAATGTACGTGGATGAAATCTTTTCAGGTCTTGATTACGCCAACTTTCCCAAAATTACCGTGATTGAAAACAAGATGGGCTTCGATGAGATGGTCAAGGTTAACGACATTAGCCTTACCAGTACCTGCGAACACCACCTTGTCACTATTGATGGCCTAGCACGAGTGGCTTATTTGCCGCGTAAAAACATTATTGGCCTGTCGAAAATTAACCGCATTGTACGCTTCTTCGCGCAGCGTCCACAGGTACAAGAGCGCCTGACTCAACAAGTTCTAGTCGCACTACAAACCTTGCTTGAAACCAAAGATGTTGCTGTGAAAATGGATGCTGTACATTACTGTGTTAAATCCCGTGGGGTGATGGACTCAACCAGCTCAACCACCACCACAGCATTGGGCGGTATTTTTAAATCTAATCCGGCCACCCGCGCCGAGTTTCTTAGTAACTAG
- a CDS encoding helix-turn-helix transcriptional regulator, whose product MKISSSTSQTKSPDRIIREAERKSITSISRCTAWRLERRGLFPKRRQLYPQSNLVGWLLSELNEWVSSRPSTNLR is encoded by the coding sequence ATGAAAATATCAAGTTCAACATCACAAACCAAATCGCCAGACCGCATCATTCGCGAAGCCGAGCGCAAAAGCATCACTTCAATTTCACGATGCACTGCTTGGAGGCTTGAGCGTAGAGGCCTTTTCCCAAAGCGTCGCCAGTTATACCCACAAAGTAACCTAGTAGGTTGGCTATTATCAGAGCTAAATGAATGGGTATCTTCCCGTCCGTCTACAAATTTAAGGTAG
- a CDS encoding YicC/YloC family endoribonuclease, whose translation MIQSMTAYARIEHKADWGTASWEIRSVNQRYLETYLRLPEHFRSLEPVLRDRLRKRLNRGKVEVNLRYDLADSTSSELQLNQDLAKQIINAANWVKDEAGQGELNVVDVLRWPGVMSSSEQDMDSLGKELLVAFDSAVDQFIEARGREGEAINVMLQTRLDQIVDLVAVVRSHMPVVMQWQRDKLTNRLAEITGELDPARMEQEMVLMAQKMDVAEEMDRLDAHVAETRRILKKGGAQGRRLDFMMQEFNRESNTLASKSISAEVTSAAVDLKVLIEQMREQIQNVE comes from the coding sequence ATGATCCAAAGCATGACAGCCTATGCTCGCATTGAGCACAAAGCAGACTGGGGCACCGCCTCTTGGGAAATCCGTTCAGTTAACCAGCGCTACCTAGAAACATACCTGCGTCTGCCAGAACATTTCCGCAGCTTAGAGCCAGTGCTAAGAGATCGTCTTCGTAAACGTTTAAACCGCGGTAAAGTTGAAGTCAATCTGCGTTATGACTTAGCAGACAGCACCAGTAGCGAACTGCAATTGAATCAAGATTTGGCCAAACAGATCATCAATGCCGCTAACTGGGTAAAAGATGAAGCAGGCCAAGGCGAGCTCAATGTTGTTGACGTACTGCGCTGGCCTGGCGTGATGTCTAGCTCAGAGCAGGACATGGACTCTTTAGGTAAAGAGCTGCTAGTGGCATTCGATTCAGCTGTCGACCAGTTTATTGAAGCACGTGGCCGAGAAGGCGAAGCCATCAACGTTATGTTGCAAACTCGCCTTGATCAAATCGTTGATCTCGTTGCAGTGGTTCGTTCTCACATGCCTGTTGTTATGCAGTGGCAACGAGATAAGCTAACCAACCGTTTAGCAGAAATCACCGGCGAACTTGATCCTGCACGTATGGAGCAAGAGATGGTATTGATGGCGCAAAAGATGGACGTTGCCGAAGAGATGGACAGACTAGACGCTCACGTAGCCGAGACTCGTCGCATACTCAAAAAAGGTGGCGCACAAGGCCGCAGACTCGACTTTATGATGCAAGAGTTTAACCGTGAATCAAACACGTTAGCTTCTAAATCTATCAGTGCAGAAGTCACTTCTGCAGCAGTTGATTTAAAAGTGCTTATCGAGCAGATGCGCGAGCAGATCCAAAACGTCGAGTAA